AAATCGACGCCGAAGACGACGAACAAGATGAACAAACGCTTCCAGATCTCCCCAACACAGACGCGTACGACCAGATCCGGATGCGTCTCGCGCCCAACCCGAACGGGCCGTGGCACATCGGTAACGCACGGATGCCAGCGGTCATCGGGACGTACAAGGATCGCTACGACGGGTGGATGCTCTGTCGATTCGACGACACTGACCCGGTGACGAAGCGGCCTGATCTCGACGCATACGACGCTATTCTCGATGCCATCGACTATCTCGGATTCGAACCAGACGAAGTCATCCGTGCGTCCGATCGGCTCGAAACGTACTACGATCACGCACGTGAGCTCATCGAACTCGATGGAGCGTACACCTGCTCGTGTCCCGCAGAAGAGTTCTCCGAACTGAAGAATGCGGGGAACCCTTGTCCGCACCGAGACAAGGACCGAGCGACGATCAGCGAGGAATTCGAATCGATGGTGGCTGGTGAGTACGATCCGGGTGAGATGGTTCTGCGCGTTCGGACCGACATCGAGCACAAGAACCCGGCGCTGCGCGACTGGGCCGCATTCCGGATGATCGATACGCCACACCCCCGCGAGGAAGCCGCCGACTATCGGTGTTGGCCGATCCTCGATTTCCAAAGCGGCATCGACGACCACCTGACGGGAATCACGCACATCATCCGTGGCATCGATCTTCAGGACTCGGCACGACGCCAACAGTTCCTGTACGACTACTTCGGATGGGAGTACCCTGAAGTGATTCACTGGGGACACGTACAACTCGACGCCTACGACGTGAAGATGAGCACCTCGACGATCAAGGGGCTCATAGCGGAAGGCGAACTCGACGGCTGGGACGATCCTCGTGCGCCCACTCTCGCTAGCCTCCGACAGCGAGGGATTCGTGGTGACGCTATCGTCGCAGCGCTCACCGCCCTCGGTACCTCGACCAGCGATGTCGACGTAGCGATGTCGGCTATCTACGCCGAGAATCGAGAACGGATCGACGACAACACTGACCGTGCATTCTTCGTGCGCAATGGCGTCGAAAAGGTAGTTGTGGGCGGTCCTGATGCCGGTGAACCCCCTGTTCATCCCGACCACGAAGAACGCGGGACCCGTCACATTCCAGTCTCCGACGCTGTGCTCGTAGAACCGGACGATGTGCCAGCCAACGGCAAACGCGTCTGGCTAAAGGGGTACGGCTGTGTCCGGCACAACCGTGATGCATTCGAATTCACCGGCGACGGGATCGAAGCCGTTCGAGAGGATGACGTTCCCGTCATCCACTGGGTGCCCGCCGATGAAAACGTCCCACTGACGCTGCAGACGATGAACGGAGCCATCGAAGGACACGCCGAACCCGGCGTCAGGGAATACGCACCAGATGATCTCGTTCAGTTCGAACGCGTTGGCTTCGTCCGAATCGATGAAATGAACGACACCGGAATCGCGTATTTCACACACCCGTAGTATCCCCTACGGCGTCGACCGTTCGAAGGCTTCCATCGAATCAACTGCTCGAACGTCTTGCATTGAATCAATCACATTCGGGAACACTCTTAAGTACCTACCAGCGAGTCAATCTAGGTATCGATGCCCATAGACCCACAATTCGAACAAAACCGAGAAAACGTCGGACAAGAGAACGGCGTTGATGTCTGGGGACCAGTTGATCCGCCGGAAGAGCTCGGTATTCACGGGACCCACGTTGCCGTCGACTACGATATCTGCATCGGTGACGGAGCTTGCTTGGAGGATTGTCCGGTTGATGTCTTCACGTGGGTTGACACTCCAGATCACCCTGAAAGCGAAATCAAAGTCGAACCGACGCACGAGGCCCAGTGTATCGACTGCATGCTCTGTGTTGATGTCTGTCCCGTCGATGCTATCGATGTCGACCCCGGCCGCGCAGGCCGTATCTAAACTAACACGTCTCCATACAT
The nucleotide sequence above comes from Halocatena marina. Encoded proteins:
- a CDS encoding ferredoxin family protein — encoded protein: MPIDPQFEQNRENVGQENGVDVWGPVDPPEELGIHGTHVAVDYDICIGDGACLEDCPVDVFTWVDTPDHPESEIKVEPTHEAQCIDCMLCVDVCPVDAIDVDPGRAGRI
- a CDS encoding glutamate--tRNA ligase is translated as MDDDLRERIEREAETSALYNALKHDNEAQVGAILGPLMGENPAFREHGDQVAGIVAPVVERVNSLTSAERREQLAELDPDRLAEIDAEDDEQDEQTLPDLPNTDAYDQIRMRLAPNPNGPWHIGNARMPAVIGTYKDRYDGWMLCRFDDTDPVTKRPDLDAYDAILDAIDYLGFEPDEVIRASDRLETYYDHARELIELDGAYTCSCPAEEFSELKNAGNPCPHRDKDRATISEEFESMVAGEYDPGEMVLRVRTDIEHKNPALRDWAAFRMIDTPHPREEAADYRCWPILDFQSGIDDHLTGITHIIRGIDLQDSARRQQFLYDYFGWEYPEVIHWGHVQLDAYDVKMSTSTIKGLIAEGELDGWDDPRAPTLASLRQRGIRGDAIVAALTALGTSTSDVDVAMSAIYAENRERIDDNTDRAFFVRNGVEKVVVGGPDAGEPPVHPDHEERGTRHIPVSDAVLVEPDDVPANGKRVWLKGYGCVRHNRDAFEFTGDGIEAVREDDVPVIHWVPADENVPLTLQTMNGAIEGHAEPGVREYAPDDLVQFERVGFVRIDEMNDTGIAYFTHP